A segment of the Kluyveromyces marxianus DMKU3-1042 DNA, complete genome, chromosome 5 genome:
gATTAGTGCCTTGATCAGTGTGTGTGGAAGTGCTCCTCCAAATGTGAGAGCGGAtaatttttcttccacGGCAATGGACCAAAATAGTATTAGCGATGCATCAGTGGATACCAGCTATAGTGCTAAAATTGGACCAATGGTCAACTTAGAGGCTCTAAATAAACCTCAGCAATcccagcaacaacaatcaGAATCAAATAGTTCTGAAATAGAcagagaaacaaaaaggaATAGAATGAGATCTTTCTTCCCtttcaaaaaaaaccaaGGTCAGCTGtcaacatcttcttttgatatatcaaaaGAGAGCGATGAGTCCACTGATAGAATTTTTTCTAATGCTCTAAGGAATATGAATTTACAGGAAGAATGTGTTTCAAACGTCGTTTTCGGTTCTGATGTCAAACATTGTTTAAGTTTAAGCTCTAAGATTTATCAAAGTAGTTATGAGGTACCCAGTGTTGTTTATCGGTGTTTGGAGTATTTGTATAAGAATAGGGCTATCGAAGAGGAGGGTATCTTTAGACTAAGTGGATCCAGTGCTCTAATAAAAATGCTTCAAGAACAATTTGATAGAGAGTATGATATTAACTTGAGTGAATATAATGATCTACACGAAGATGGATCTAGCAATGGATCATATTTGGACGTCAATACAGTTACTGGTCTCTTAAAACTTTACTTCAGAAGATTACCACACCTGATATTTGGTGATGAAATGTATGACGAGTTTAGAAGTATagcagaaacaaattcaaatgaCTCGAAAGAAATTGCAGTAAGATTCAGAGACATCGTTTGTAGTGGGaagattgaaaaggaaaattaTGCTTTAATGTATGTTTTGTTTGAGCtattaatgaaaataaatgaaaacaataaagTTAACAAAATGAATCTTCGTAACCTATGCATTGTTTTCTCACCAACTTTAAATATACCGGTAAACATCCTACAACCATTTATCGAAGATTTTCACTGTATTTTTAATGGAAAAGAGCCAGTAAACAACGAAGATAGACAGAACTTAAATTTAAGAGTCCCCCAAATGTAATTCTACccaaaaagatatatatcaataaaGTTAGTTAGTATTTCGGTACAAAACACAAATAGACAAACATACGAAATATGATATAAATAAAGACCCCGTCTGTTGGATGTATGGTTTTCGTTAGGGTTTACAAGCCGTTTTGATAATCAGACTGACTCTACGAATATGGTGATTTAGTTTTACCAAATTGGCAATTATATGATCATATCAGATTTTATACATGAGATCTCGAATAGGAATAAATATGTGTACTATAGattgatgaaaaatattCTAGGAGTAGGGCTATTAGTGCTAAAAATGGCGGGTATGATTTCAAGCTGATGCActctttctatttcttaGAACATTCTCGATGAATGCTTCACCAGCTTTGTAAGAGGACCTAACAAGTGGGCCAGATGCACAGTATAAGAAACCCAATTCTAAGGCCTTTTGCTTCCAATATTCGAATTTTTCCGGGGTAATGTATTCGACAACCTTCATATGTCTTTTTGTTGGCCTCATATATTGCCCAAAAGTGACAACATCACATCCGATGGCACGGAGGTCTTTCATGGTTTGTAAAACCTGTTCGTCTGTCTCACCTAAACCTAACATTATGGAAGTTTTCGTAACCAAACTTGGTACTGTTTTTTTAGCACATTCCAATACATTCAAAGACTGTCTATACGTGGCTCTTCTATCTCTGACGTGTGGGGTTAAAGCTTCTACAGTTTCGACATTGTGAGCATAAACATCAAGCCCGGACTTAGCCATGACTTTAACCATTTCTAAATCACCTCTGAAATCACCAGAAAGGGTTTCTACTAAAATGTGAGGAGCTTTTTGCTTAATCTTTTGGACAGTTTCAGATAGATGATACGCACCACCGTCTGGAAGATCATCTCTATCAACGGTAGTTAAAACGACATAACCTAAACCCCATCTCGAAATAGCTTCTGCAGTATTTTCTGGTTCCATTGGATCAGGTGCAGCTGGCTTTCTATTCGTTTTCACAGAGCAGAATCTACAACCTCTAGTACATGTATCACCTAGAAGCATGATGGTAGCAGTGGCCTTTGACTTATCACCACCGCCCCAACATTCCCCAATGTTGGGGCACTTTGCTTCTTCACAAACGGTACTTAACTTTAGTTCCTTCAcatcttctttcaacttGTGGAAGTTTGAACCCTTAGGGATGGGAACTTTCAACCAAGATGGCAACCTTTTAACTTCTTCACTGTTTTGTCTGGCCTTTTCCAACGGGTCTAATGTGAATTTCTGCGCATTACCGTTAACAAAATCCTCGAAAGATGGTCCTTTATTCAACTTATCAGTGAAATGAGTAgcccttctttttcttgttctagAGGGCTGGGTAGATTTTACTACCGTTTCCGTTATAAACCTTCTTTGGATCGGTGTAAAAGCTTTGGTACTCTTTAACATGTCGTTTTAATACTTGTGTGGTGTGCTTCTTTCCAACCAGAGGAACGCCAATTGTAAGTTTAAGCCTGGGATTAACAGGAATGAGAGAAAATCCACTCTTCAGTAACGAATAAACCACTGGTTAGTAGCCACTGGTTTAGTTACCTGCTAAAGTTGTAAGTTTTCTCGTTTATTCAAATCTTACATATTCTGCACAAATTATAATGCATGCTAAAATCAAGTTAGAATCGCTTATTCCGTTTGGAAAAGTcagaaattttttttttgtcgtcaaaaaattaaattacAAATCACGGGACCAAAATTAGACGCTTCTAGTTGACAGTTTCCATgaaaggagaaaaaagcTCTCAACAGACGCAAAAAAAGGGTCCCCAAAAAAATGGGGGAGAGAGACGAGATCaaatcaataataaaacgATGATAAAAATATACCTTATTTATGATAtgtaaaaaaatatgatatATCACAGTTCTCCGTTATAGGAGTCACACCGAAGGGCCTAACTAGGCTTCAGTTTTTTAACTGGGGAGAACACAtgcaaaaataaaagtaaaaacaaaacaaaacaaaagctCAGGTAATATAGAATAAACGGCAGAATCCGTTATTCTAATTACAGAATCTGAGCTCATCATGATAGTATGAGAATTGatctatttctttttcattttctgcTTATTTCTTGTCGGAACCACAAGAGCAGCTGCCGCCAGAACAGCTACaagtagaagaagtggaACCACTGCATGAACAACCAGACATTTTTAAGATTAGTATTTCTTTAGCTTTTAATAGCGGAACTCTATTATGAAATCCTTGAATATTATCCTAGTGAGGGTGAGGTTTCAATTAGTAAAGCAATAGGTGTTAAGTGTTAACTGGTCAGATCATTAAAAAGATTGAAACATGTCTTTatatagtttttttttaatttttttttttaggaTAGCGCTGTTTTTGCTGTAACAGATTATGTAATATCACGGGAGGGGCAATACAAAACGGCGAAACAGGGTAGTCGGACTATTGCAAGCATAATTTCAATTATTTTTGTCTGGTATAGCAACAGGCCAAGGGGCAGTGCTTTTCAATCACAGC
Coding sequences within it:
- the LIP5 gene encoding lipoate synthase, yielding MLKSTKAFTPIQRRFITETVVKSTQPSRTRKRRATHFTDKLNKGPSFEDFVNGNAQKFTLDPLEKARQNSEEVKRLPSWLKVPIPKGSNFHKLKEDVKELKLSTVCEEAKCPNIGECWGGGDKSKATATIMLLGDTCTRGCRFCSVKTNRKPAAPDPMEPENTAEAISRWGLGYVVLTTVDRDDLPDGGAYHLSETVQKIKQKAPHILVETLSGDFRGDLEMVKVMAKSGLDVYAHNVETVEALTPHVRDRRATYRQSLNVLECAKKTVPSLVTKTSIMLGLGETDEQVLQTMKDLRAIGCDVVTFGQYMRPTKRHMKVVEYITPEKFEYWKQKALELGFLYCASGPLVRSSYKAGEAFIENVLRNRKSASA